Below is a genomic region from Flavobacterium ginsengisoli.
GTAAAAGGTACGCCATCGATATTATTTTGACTATCATTTTCTAAGCCGGCAATATCCCATCCATATACAGCAGGATAATCACCAACAACATCTTTTATATCGCTTCGTCCGTCTTCATACTTCCATTTAACGCCATAAGCCAAATCATCCTGATGCCCGAATAAGAACCCTTTTTGAGTTAAAGTATTAAGTTCTTTATATAAAGATTTAGTTTCAGTTGTTGCTTTTTTATCTGAAAGTGACAAATTAGTATTACTAGTGCTTTTTTGAGACATACATGAACTTGCTATTAGGGTTACAGTCAAAAGCGTTAAAAAATGTTTTTTCATTGAAAAATATTAGTTGATTGTTTAGCTAAAAGCTGACTAAACAAGAGTTTATAGTTTTTAAAATATAGCGATTTTTTTACCCAAAATTCTCTATGTTATTATTGTTAAAATTATTAAAACTATAAAAAGTTATTTAATAAAAAATGATTAATGTTTATTATTAATATTCTTTTTAAAGAAATGATAAATTAACTTTTTCAAAGATAAACGGATGATTATACTGTAATTAATATTATTTTATCAATTATATATCATATTATTGCAGTCAAAAAAGACAAATATTGTTTTCCTAAAAATAATTTTTAAGATGGGTAGTACGAAAAATTTTTATAGAGAAATAGCACCGCTTGCTGCGAGTGATAGCTTTTTAGTTTTTGATCGCGTGAAAGATAGTTTTGATTTTCCGGTTCATTATCATCCAGAATTCGAGATCAATTTTATTCAAAACGGAAAAGGAGTGAAGAGAGTTGTAGGAGATAATATTGAAGAAATCGATAATGTCGAATTGGTTTTAATTGGTCCGAATTTATATCACGGTTGGGAGCTAAATAAATGTACAAGTAAAAAAATACACGAAATAACAATTCAGTTTCATAATGATTTATTTCATGAATCTTTGTTGTCAAGACGTATTATGAATCCGATTCGAGATATGTTTAATAGATCGATTCACGGAATTCTTTTTCGAAGAAAACAGCAGAAGAATTAACGCCAAGGCTTGTGAGACTCTCTAAATTGGATGGTATGGATTATTTTCTTGAAATAACTTCTTTATTATATGATCTTGCCAATTCTAGAAATCAGCGTTTGCTTTCGACTTATACGGTAGACTATGATACTTTTGATGATTATGATAAAATGAAATTGGTTTATGAGTATGTGCAAAAACATTTTGCTGAAAAAATCACTCTAGAAGATGTAGCAAATGTGGCGAGCATGTCGATAATCTCTTTTAATCGATTTATAAAAAAAAGAACAGGAAAAACTTTTGTCAATTATATAAATGATATTCGTATTGGTTATGCTGCGCGTTGGTTGGTTGAGAAAGATATGAGTGTTTCTGAAGTTGCTTTTAAATCTGGGTTTAATAATATTGCTAACTTCAATCGCAGTTTTAAGGCAACAAAAAATTGCACTCCAAGTCAATACCGAGAAGAATTTTCAGGTCTAAAGCGCATTTTATAGTGATACTTTTTTGTCACTACTAAATATTATTTTTAACGAAAACGTTTGATTTTTGGGTTTTCGTTGTTTTTAATTCATTGTTTGGGTTTTTAAGAGTGGTGTAATTGAGAATAATTTAAAATTTTAATGGTTTTATTTTCATATGTGTTTTTTTAATCGTATCTGGTAAAAATATTATCATTAAATGATATAATACTATTGATTTGATAACCCTCTCTGTTATAGATTTGTTAAATAATTTAAAACGTAAAAATTACCCTGGCATTTGCTTTTAGATTATAGAAAAAAACAAATTTAACTAACCAAACACTTATTATGAAAAAACTAATGACTAGCTTCATTCATTGGATGGCTGACCACAGAGCCGTTCCTTTGATATTATTTTTGTTACTGACTAGTAATTTTATTACGGCTCAGGTAAAGGTTTCGGGAACTGTATCTGATGAAAAGGGATTATCTATACCAGGTGCCAATATCGTAGTTACCGGTACAAAGAAGACGGCTTCGACAGACTTTGATGGAAAATATTCTATTGAAGCACCTGCAAATTCTACTATTTCTGTTTCATTTATTGGATATGTTGCACAAACAATCAACGTTAAAAACGGAGGAACAGTCAATGTTGTTCTGAAGCTTAGCGCCGAAGATTTGCGTGAGGTTCTAGTAAACGTAGGATATAGAAGTGTAAAGAAAAAGGACTTAATGGGGGCTGTTTCTACAGTAACCTCTAAAGATTTTGCTGATACTCCACAAGTGTCTGTAGATCAATTGTTACAAGGACGTGCTGCAGGGGTTTCAGTTACGAATAACTCTGGTCAGCCTGGAGGTAGTGTTTCGGTTAAAATACGTGGAACGACTTCTATTTCTGGAACAAATGAGCCGTTGTATATCATAGATGGTATTCCAATTTCTGGAGATGCTTCTAATACTAACACAGGTGGTTCTATTGTAACTGGTTACTTAGGAACAAATACAGGAAACGTTACTTCTAGCCCTATTGCATTTTTAAATCCAAATGATATCGAGACAATGGATATTTTGAAAGATGCATCTGCAACTGCAATTTATGGTTCTAGAGCGTCAAACGGAGTTGTAATTATTACAACAAAAAGAGGTAAGAAAGGCTCAGGAAAGATCACTTTTGATTCCTTCATGTCTATTCAAAATGTTACACGTTTATTAGATACGATGACTTTGAGCCAATATGCAGCACAGCAAAATGCTTTAGCAGGGGTTTATGGTGTAACGCCTAGAGATGAGTTTGCTGTTCCGTCTGTTTTAGGTAAAGGGACAAACTGGCAAGATGAAATTTATAAAACAGCAATAATGACTAACCATCAGATTTCTTTCTCAGGAGCAAAAGATGGTACGACTTATTATATTTCTGGAGGTTATGTAAATCAAGAAGGTATTGTGATTGGTTCTGGATTTAAAAGATATAATTTTAAAACGAACGTAGACAGTAAAATAAAAGATTGGCTGACTGTTGGTGTTTCTATTGGAACAGGTATAACTAACGAGGATATTACAATTAATGGGGCAAGTAACGGTATTATTAGTACATCTATTTTATCTACTCCAGATGTTGCGGTAAAAGATACTAATGGTAATTATGCTGGTCCACCAGCAGATGGATCAATCGGAGTTTGGATTAATCCTGTAGCTTCGGCTTTGATGAATACTAATAAGTTGATTAAAAAGAATTTCCTTGGAAACTTTTATGCTAATTTTAGAATAGCAAAAGGATTAGAGTATCGTTTTGATTTTGGAGGATCTACTAATATTGATAATTTCGAAGGGTTTCAGCCTACTTACAAATGGGGATCGGCAGTTAGAGAAACTAATTCGCTTGTTGAAAGAGCTAACAATTGGTATGGTCTGAACGTTAAAAACGTTTTAACTTACAAGACTGATCTAGACAAACATCATTTTAATGTATTAGTTGGTCAAGAGGCTAATGATAGCCATTGGAACGGAAACTCACAATCGGTTTCAGGCTTATTAAGTAATGATATCCATTCTATTAGTTTAGGAGATCCTGATACAGTTGTGGCTTCAGAATATAAAGGAAGCTCTTCTTTATACTCTTTCTTTGGATCTTTTAATTACGATTTTGATAACCGTTATGGTTTGCAGGCAACAATGAGAGCTGATGGAAGCTCTAATTTTGGACCTGGCGAAAAATGGGGCTACTTTCCTTCTGTTTCAGGTTATTGGAAACTTTCAAACGAAAAGTTTATGGAAGGCACTAAAGAGTATATTGACAATATCAAATTTAGAGCTGGATATGGAGAAACTGGAAACCAAAATATTGGTGGTGCAGGTTATATGAGTACAGTTCGAGCAATAAAATCTGCAATGGGGAATTTCTTTACTGTAAATAATATTGCAAACCCTGGCTTAACTTGGGAAACTTCTAAACAGACTAACCTTGGTCTAGATTTTACACTTTTTAATTCTAAACTTCAAGCAACGGTTGATGTATATAGAAAAGAATCGGAAGGATTTTTATTTGTTTTACCATTACCTTATTATGTTACTGGTACAGATGCTTATCAGGGAGGTCTAGGAGCGCCGAATGTGAATTTAGGAAGCTTAAGAAACCAAGGTCTAGAGGTGACTTTAGATTACACTAATAAGTTTGGGAAAGATTTTAAATGGAATTCAAAAGTAATATTCTCTGCAAATAAAAATAAATTATTGAGCTTACAAGACAATTTTGATTTGACAAAAGATGTAATGCTTAATGATTATACTACTAAAGCAGTTACCAAAACAGTGGTTGGTCAGGCAGTTGGTCAATTTTACGGATACCAATCTGTTGGTATTATTAGAACCAATGAGCAATTGGCAAATGCACCAATTCCTTTTACAGGAAATAAAGCTGTAAAAAGCCAATTAGGAGATATTGAATACGTAGATCAAAATAAAGATGGTTTAATTGATGAGAAGGATTTAACGTACATTGGTAATCCGCAACCAAAATTCACTTATGGATTCAACAATACTTTCAATTACAAAAATTTAGATTTAGGAGTCTTTTTACAAGGATCTTACGGAAATAAAGTAATGAATTTAACTAGACGTGCTGGTACAAAAAACCAACGTTTGTATGAAAATCAATTGGCTGAAGCTGCAGATTTCTGGACACCAGAAAATCCAAATGCAAAATATCCAAGACCTGATGGTGGAGATGGAAATCCAAACATTGCAATTTCTGATCGTTACGTAGAAGATGGATCATACTTAAGAATTCAGCAATTAACTTTTGGTTATAGCATGCCTTCTGATGTTATTTCGAAAGCGAGTATTAGTAAACTAAGATTTTACTTAGGTATTCAAAATCTTTACACATTTACTAAATATACAGGTTATGATCCAGAGATCGGATCATATAATCAAGATCCATTATTATCAGGAATTGATTCTGGGCGTTACCCAACCAATCGTAGTTTCACTTTTGGATTGAATTTAGAATTTTAATTACTACTCTTATGAAAAAATATATCAATATAAAGACATTCGTTTTATTCTTGACACTTGGTTTGGCAACTACTTCTTGCAGCTGAAGATTTCTTGGATCGTCCATCTGAAGATAGTTACAGCAGTGACCAGTTTTATAATAGCGACGAGCAAGTGGCACGTACTACTTATGGTATGTATGGAGCAATGTGGGCACCTTATTATACTAAAAATTTTTATGCATTGTCTGAGTTGTCGTCAGGAAACTGCTTAGCTTATGCAGATGGACCAGAACTTATTCAATTTAAGTTAACTTCTGACAGTACAATTTTATTAGATCCTTGGAGAGCTTGTTTTGCAATTGTAGCTCAGGCTAATAATTTAATTAATAATATAGAGAAAAATGCTA
It encodes:
- a CDS encoding SusC/RagA family TonB-linked outer membrane protein; translation: MKKLMTSFIHWMADHRAVPLILFLLLTSNFITAQVKVSGTVSDEKGLSIPGANIVVTGTKKTASTDFDGKYSIEAPANSTISVSFIGYVAQTINVKNGGTVNVVLKLSAEDLREVLVNVGYRSVKKKDLMGAVSTVTSKDFADTPQVSVDQLLQGRAAGVSVTNNSGQPGGSVSVKIRGTTSISGTNEPLYIIDGIPISGDASNTNTGGSIVTGYLGTNTGNVTSSPIAFLNPNDIETMDILKDASATAIYGSRASNGVVIITTKRGKKGSGKITFDSFMSIQNVTRLLDTMTLSQYAAQQNALAGVYGVTPRDEFAVPSVLGKGTNWQDEIYKTAIMTNHQISFSGAKDGTTYYISGGYVNQEGIVIGSGFKRYNFKTNVDSKIKDWLTVGVSIGTGITNEDITINGASNGIISTSILSTPDVAVKDTNGNYAGPPADGSIGVWINPVASALMNTNKLIKKNFLGNFYANFRIAKGLEYRFDFGGSTNIDNFEGFQPTYKWGSAVRETNSLVERANNWYGLNVKNVLTYKTDLDKHHFNVLVGQEANDSHWNGNSQSVSGLLSNDIHSISLGDPDTVVASEYKGSSSLYSFFGSFNYDFDNRYGLQATMRADGSSNFGPGEKWGYFPSVSGYWKLSNEKFMEGTKEYIDNIKFRAGYGETGNQNIGGAGYMSTVRAIKSAMGNFFTVNNIANPGLTWETSKQTNLGLDFTLFNSKLQATVDVYRKESEGFLFVLPLPYYVTGTDAYQGGLGAPNVNLGSLRNQGLEVTLDYTNKFGKDFKWNSKVIFSANKNKLLSLQDNFDLTKDVMLNDYTTKAVTKTVVGQAVGQFYGYQSVGIIRTNEQLANAPIPFTGNKAVKSQLGDIEYVDQNKDGLIDEKDLTYIGNPQPKFTYGFNNTFNYKNLDLGVFLQGSYGNKVMNLTRRAGTKNQRLYENQLAEAADFWTPENPNAKYPRPDGGDGNPNIAISDRYVEDGSYLRIQQLTFGYSMPSDVISKASISKLRFYLGIQNLYTFTKYTGYDPEIGSYNQDPLLSGIDSGRYPTNRSFTFGLNLEF
- a CDS encoding RagB/SusD family nutrient uptake outer membrane protein, which encodes MVWQLLLAAEDFLDRPSEDSYSSDQFYNSDEQVARTTYGMYGAMWAPYYTKNFYALSELSSGNCLAYADGPELIQFKLTSDSTILLDPWRACFAIVAQANNLINNIEKNATSAVSRDVIKNTIAEAHFFRGIAYFYLVRLYGPVPIIEDNLALAKDPLVNTNRIEDVYTFIENDFKFAASKSKI